The genomic stretch acggacgtgttggttctatatacgttgacggagagtcaaccggcttgggtcaagtactgcgctggaaagctggctcctgagagccacctgtatccttcttatttgagttcttgtgtttacctgtcttactttatagcgagcatgtgtatctggtttgtataatgtgaaatacctgatttttctgctacatgtttggtacctcattgggcgtaagctcaccccctcctcgttatctttgttttccttacaggaacctcttttggaaatcatgattttgagaagcgagttgagcaagttagaaaatcttttgttcttttgtatagctcctcgagaatgagcaaaccttaaatgtatttcgtttcactggttccatttgaattgtaaacccaGCGACATGTATATACATGAAAGCGTTTTCCCCATGTataagcttggcggtcttcaatcgttcatttcttttgggtcctatctcgcgtaacatcggatttgtgtgattcgactccgtagtcctggcgagagctgggcaggcggtccgctgaacactttggttcgccttagggtgaggtggggctgtcacaggtggtatcagagccacttcgcgtggtctctgcgcggagagagcttgggccaagtggtgttatggccCTGCTTTCGTGAAGGCGTCAAAAGGAATatgtgctcgtttgagcgtaagcgatgaactgtgcatgtcataagtgtaaggatcattaccataggacttgaggaagttaggaatgtatgtcgggtaggaatttttaatatggatgatttacgcttgggaccggccggctcgagttgtgaattatcttagatgggattcttgcgcccggatacgaaagagatgagagcctaggttagaaaggacttgggcgaactagcaATGTGATTCGATGGAACTTCGCGCAGTCTGTTCGGGTGTTGTTAagcatgatcaaccttgattaagatatcaatggtgttgttctcgtagattaaggacggagccctagaggggaaaagcttttcgttagttattcttgtacttgtgacctagtgtgtctatagtacttttggataaccccgctattttcatggatttgtatctaattgattgctactgtgtggcttgtttgatacagttatgttatatatgtatacttttgatctgtgcgtaccttttgctacttgcttttgcctacctatgtttaatattatattcccgcttcgacctagatttattagaccaatggaaggcactcgtagtggacggggccgcgggcgtggaattaggcaacctaTATCTGAGAGGCGCACTGGAGAAACCTCAtatgaaccaaaccctgaacctagggttgaccccaatgtccaaatagctgctgccatgcagcaaatgactgatttgctagcccaagtggtgcaccaacaaggtcaaaaccctaaccccaaccctgggaatcctggtaatcacatagagggcgaggatagagcccttgagagatttcagaagttctccccacccaaatttcttggaggtcCTGATCCTGACGTAGCTGagaagtggctggagaagatgatcgatattttcgctgccttacactataccgaggagagacaggtaacatttgctatctttcaactagagggagccgcccgttcctggtggaatgtcattcgaatgaaatgggaaagagaacaaaccccgaggacgtgggcgaactttatgagggaatttaatgccaagtttttccctcctctaatccaagaaaggaaggaagatgaatttattcggcttcgccaaggaactcaaaccgtagccgagtatgagagtcatttcactcggttgtctaagtttgcccgaactgattgtaactgaacaaagacggataaggcgatTCATCCAGGGATTATatgttgaaattcaaaaggatctggcggtagcccaacttaatgcctttagtgatgcggtggagaagacccagcgcgttgaaactgcaaggttacaagttagaaacttccaagcaagaaaaaagggctttccggggagcagctcagaacaagcggataatagtacaatccctaaagttcgaaaggaaaacggggaagtacggctaCCGGGGGTGACAGGTGGTGTTCCACAGGGGGGATCAGTTTCTTTTTCTGCACTCGTGGttctgtggatattgtggagggccaaatcatactgaaaccaattgctggaagaaagaaggaaaatgcttgcgctgtggaagcgctgaacatcggattgctaactgtccagctcgcctgcgcgagtgGAGAGGGACTCCGCCACCAACCAAGACTAACTCTCAGCAACCAGTTaagaccaaccctggacagtcgaaaggagaagggactggagcgaaagtaccggctcgagtatattccctggagcatcatcaggtccctgactcgtctgagaacgtagaaggtacgatccgttgggtaccttagatttgatggattccgctgataagaaaatttcgagaacgaaatttctttaagggggagagagtgtgaggacccgtaattttcttaatttctaggtttttaatttcttttaattatacgtttttccaccttttctttattcgaaaaattgtgcaaataaattttttgagtaaatatagcttttaaatgatttttctagtatcggttagtttttgagaaattaagagcgtatattggacgtgggacccgctagtgcgaaaagttcggtaaaattcggccaactaggttaagttttggatactgaaattaatttatcaggtgttatgAGATATCTAGAGGTTGCCAAGTGAATTGTTGTAAGAGAGACACAAAAGTTAGGCATACATTTAATGAAGGTGACacgtgtcaccatatgattaaatcttattttgacttactattcaaccttttaccatttaccataataacttcaaaaattgaccaaaatatcttcatttctaagcttcatatggccggccaccttcaagcaataagggaagaaaagctctcaaatttctttgctccaagcttgcttaatcttcacttttaaccgtttaattttagttttactccataaaacctcttcacttagtgtttgtgagttgtttggtggagttgtttgggaaGTTAAGGTGACAAGTtactctctctcttgttttacaaAGGTGAGTAGTGGatgaacccctctcctcccttaattgatgcttaaatcatgattagtggtggtatgagatgcaatattatggattatttcttgatttgtggttaaagtgatgaaattttattatttttggagatttttctgtttttatataagcatgattgtgtggctatctatgatgattgaaaatggtatataatgactctaggaggtggaaaaagtgattaattgcaaccaatttctggtttggaagaaatttcagaaaattagggttcttgtgggagcattctgcccgaatttttagctcctaattagaggctgaattggccttagtttaaaacataaaagttgtagagaatgacattttagaggtgcctacaaaatttcaggtcaatcggagtagtgtagaatgagaaaagtcaaaattacccttgctgtcctggttttatccgaatgtaagaattgcgcctgtaattggttgttttggctggaattgcttccgaattggttgttgaggcttTCGGATGAAATTTAGCCATGTTTCTTaactttcagctggttttggaatttctgaatttggacttggagagcctgagttatgatgtttccgctagaatgcgttttggtgaatctgttttacgttttgatgtagtatcttgcattttttacctatttgcactcaaaactgggttgagtgaccttctgtgatgttgtagcgctgtcttttagcttcgaaatggtgggtcttgcaccctcatccaataatcgtagtgaaattggtgctattaccgtaaaatgaagtcaaaaactgtttttttcagggctaaagctaattccatttccgaatttttctggtttcctctaatgcttatacatgcttatggaaccctattgtgatcgtgttggcatcggtttatgacttgtaattgagtcttcttgtgcttattggaatattctagggcttgacttttatttccggtcattttcctagctaacttttgtacttggataaccttgagcctattgaacggctgtggtgatgaatgtatattgagtatgactttgggagttgattgaggaaaataatgaagccgtgatggctggaaaagtaagaaatttaagggaagtgctgtccaatttttctaggccgattggttcctttaagtttgaattggcttgtgatagaaatgaagggcttttgggttgttgaacctaggtcttcatgttacctttttgttcccaaaaatcatgttttgtaccattgcattagtaattatttggcgagcatacgactagtagtcgagcctcacatgtgcattttgtttactcgattctggatgtgaaaccttcaattggtttactttgattattttaggatttcttggcgattaaagccaatccgaagtgaaaacttttgaggtatctgtacttgaaccggtgagtgtaccattcccctccattgctgtttaacttgatttctgctctgcaatctgtttaatttgtttgagacgagggtgtactttatcacactcgttctcttgtctgttcataagccaattttggtgtcaatctgaatctgtatctgtatctgatatctgtatctgtatctgtttctgtatctgtatctgtttgGACGTAAtttggaaacttgtaaccaacgacctttctgtgacctatgagctcaaatcctgtggctaagttattcgagtcgggccggcaagggcctggacgattagataacgaaccacggtagtctgttttggaatctttgggtattgagacccttgattccggtatactcgagtattaccatttctgtttctgttaaggtgagcgggcccggtaaaggggtgtttggtggacggaatttggtgtaaagtggggtctacggacgtgttggttctatatacgttggcggagagtcaaccggattggatcaagtactgcgctggaaagctggctcctgagagccatctgtatccttcctatttgagttcttgtgtttacctgtcttactttatagcgagcatgtgtatctggtttgtataacgtgaaatacctgatttttctgctacatgtttggtacctcattgggcgtaagctcaccccctcctcgttatctttgttttccttacaggaacctcttttggaaatcatgattttgagaagcgagttgagctagttagaaaatcttttgttcttttgtataactcctcgagaatgaggaaaccctaaatgtatttcgtttcactggttccatttgaattgtaaacctagcgacatgtatatatgaaagcgttttccccatgtttaagcttggcggtcttcaatcgttcatttcttttgggtcctatctcgcgtaatatcggatttgtgtgattcgactccgtagtcctggcgagagctgggcaggcggtccgctgaaccctttggttcgccttagggtgaggtggggctgtcacacaagaAATTGAGCAACATGTTGAGAAGTACAAAGATTTAACATCATTGTTCATTTGGATAAATACTCATCCTGGTAAAAACCTCTGACATAGTTGTCTAAGCTGTTGTCACAAAGGAGATTATAAACTCCTTCACAACCTCACAAAGGACTTTAGTTTTGGGAGACTCAAACATGTCAATTCCATGATAACCTCCTTCAACAAAATTAGTCACCACGGGAACACCCTCGCCTTCTAACATTTTGGCAATCTCAAATTGGCGATCAAACAATGCATCATTTTCATATCCTGCCATTAAAATCTTCCATCCTAAAGCTTTAATCTGATCGAATTGTCCAGGTTTGATGCTCAAGACTGGATTAGAAAATTCATGATCTCGGTCAGCACCTACGGGCAATGAAAGTTCCCACAAGACATCAGTACAACAGGGCGGTATAAACGTGTCATTCAGAGCCCTCAACTCCGATTCTGTCCTCTCGTTGCCACCAAAAAATGCTTGGTGCAAAATCAACCCTTTAATAGTCAAAGGTTTAAGATCATCAACACATGACGATGCACTCAAGCCAACATGATAGGCAATGTTTCCCCCTGAACTGCTGCCCATGAGGAAACTGTTTGATAAATCTGCATACTTTTCCAACCATTCGTCTTGTGAATTCTTGATCCAGTGCAAAGCTTCCAAGCAATCTTCGTAGGCTGCCGGCAGCCTGTGCTCGGGGGCAAGACGATGCTCGATTGATACGATTACAAACGGGACCTC from Coffea eugenioides isolate CCC68of chromosome 8, Ceug_1.0, whole genome shotgun sequence encodes the following:
- the LOC113779882 gene encoding probable carboxylesterase 120 — its product is MADPIAAISFADPHVDPYGHLGLVRNPDGSVTRQFEHPKTPVSSYDGSPILLVKDVPINQSKNTGARIFLPKEALESFPGRKLPLLIYFHSGGFVIGSVATTGFDDFHRALATEVPFVIVSIEHRLAPEHRLPAAYEDCLEALHWIKNSQDEWLEKYADLSNSFLMGSSSGGNIAYHVGLSASSCVDDLKPLTIKGLILHQAFFGGNERTESELRALNDTFIPPCCTDVLWELSLPVGADRDHEFSNPVLSIKPGQFDQIKALGWKILMAGYENDALFDRQFEIAKMLEGEGVPVVTNFVEGGYHGIDMFESPKTKVLCEVVKEFIISFVTTA